From one Streptomyces sp. R41 genomic stretch:
- a CDS encoding ABC transporter permease produces MNTLSEAWDWLTDPAHWSGADGIWHRLAQHLVLTVVCLVISCLIALPVALVLGHLGKGGALAVNISNIGRAVPTFAVLVLLLLTPIGKWGEGPTVVALVLFAVPPLLTNAYVGMREVDRDVVRAARGMGMTGRQMLFHVELPLSLPMVMNGVRIAAVQLVATATIAALAGGGGLGRIITAGFNLASTPQVVAGAVLVAVFALIVEGIFEVAERLAPYWARGSR; encoded by the coding sequence ATGAACACCTTGAGCGAGGCCTGGGACTGGCTCACCGACCCCGCGCACTGGTCGGGCGCCGACGGCATCTGGCACCGCCTCGCCCAGCACCTCGTGCTGACCGTGGTCTGCCTGGTCATCAGCTGTCTGATCGCGCTGCCCGTGGCCCTCGTCCTCGGCCACCTCGGCAAGGGCGGCGCGCTGGCGGTCAACATCTCCAACATCGGCCGGGCGGTCCCCACTTTCGCCGTGCTGGTGCTTCTGCTGCTCACCCCGATCGGCAAGTGGGGCGAGGGCCCGACCGTCGTCGCCCTCGTCCTGTTCGCCGTGCCGCCTCTGCTCACCAACGCCTACGTCGGGATGCGCGAGGTCGACCGCGACGTGGTGCGGGCGGCGCGCGGGATGGGGATGACCGGGCGGCAGATGCTGTTTCACGTGGAACTGCCCCTTTCGCTCCCGATGGTCATGAACGGGGTGCGGATCGCCGCCGTGCAGCTCGTGGCGACCGCCACCATCGCGGCGCTCGCGGGCGGCGGCGGGCTCGGCCGGATCATCACCGCCGGCTTCAATCTGGCCAGTACGCCGCAGGTCGTCGCCGGTGCCGTCCTGGTCGCCGTGTTCGCGCTGATCGTCGAGGGGATCTTCGAGGTCGCCGAGCGGCTGGCGCCGTACTGGGCGAGAGGCTCGCGGTGA
- a CDS encoding ABC transporter substrate-binding protein codes for MRRRTALVSLVLVSGCTTGPSLETRGAVTASPGDSKHLTIGSAGFTESDLLAQMYALLLNQAGYKTSMLTVANRELYEPALESGQIDVVAEYAATFADWLNAKTNGADAPPVGSPDLDATMAALRKLATPRGLTVLDAGKAVDQNAFAVTRAYARQHHLKMLGDLGRSGLKVRLAAGDECVQRPYCEPGLKKTYGIDITAVDPKGVGTTQAKRAVQNGQDQMVLTTTTDATLDDFGLVLLADDKHLQNADYIVPVVNRSRAGSEGVTKALGKLNDVLTTADLASMNEQVDSWRRLPEEVARTYLKDQGLLK; via the coding sequence GTGAGGCGACGTACCGCACTGGTGTCCTTGGTCTTGGTGAGCGGCTGCACCACCGGCCCCTCCCTGGAGACCCGGGGCGCGGTCACCGCGTCGCCCGGCGACAGCAAGCACCTGACCATCGGCTCGGCCGGGTTCACCGAGAGCGACCTGCTGGCCCAGATGTACGCGCTGCTGCTGAACCAGGCCGGCTACAAGACATCCATGCTCACCGTCGCCAACCGCGAACTGTACGAACCGGCCCTGGAATCCGGCCAGATCGACGTCGTCGCCGAATACGCTGCCACCTTCGCCGACTGGCTCAACGCCAAGACCAACGGCGCCGACGCACCCCCCGTCGGCTCACCCGACCTCGACGCGACGATGGCCGCGCTGCGCAAGCTGGCCACGCCTCGCGGACTCACCGTCCTCGACGCCGGCAAGGCCGTCGACCAGAACGCCTTCGCCGTGACTCGGGCGTACGCGCGTCAGCACCACCTCAAGATGCTCGGCGACCTCGGAAGGTCCGGCCTGAAGGTGCGGCTCGCCGCGGGCGACGAGTGCGTGCAACGGCCGTACTGCGAGCCCGGGTTGAAGAAGACGTACGGCATCGACATCACCGCCGTCGACCCGAAGGGCGTCGGCACCACCCAGGCCAAGCGGGCCGTGCAGAACGGCCAGGACCAGATGGTGCTGACCACCACGACGGACGCCACCCTGGACGACTTCGGGCTCGTCCTGCTCGCCGACGACAAACATCTGCAGAACGCCGACTACATCGTGCCCGTCGTCAACCGCTCCCGCGCCGGCAGCGAGGGTGTCACCAAGGCGCTCGGCAAGCTCAACGACGTACTCACGACCGCCGACTTGGCGTCCATGAACGAGCAGGTGGACAGCTGGCGACGGCTGCCGGAGGAGGTGGCCCGGACCTATCTGAAGGACCAGGGCCTGCTGAAGTGA